A window from Pseudooceanicola algae encodes these proteins:
- a CDS encoding LOG family protein: MTKASICVYCGSRPGVNPAYVQEARALGAGLAPRDWRLVYGAGDVGLMGEVARAAQTAGAETFGVIPTHLLDWEVGKRDLTRFVVTETMHERKKVMFVNSDAVVVLPGGGGTLDEFFEVLTWRQLGLHAKPIVLVNVDGYWDPLLDMIENIVTQGFTDRAVAEMITPVGDAEGALNALGQLLP, encoded by the coding sequence ATGACAAAAGCATCCATCTGTGTCTATTGCGGCTCACGCCCAGGCGTGAACCCGGCTTATGTGCAGGAAGCCCGCGCGCTTGGGGCCGGGCTGGCGCCGCGCGACTGGCGGCTGGTCTACGGGGCCGGCGATGTGGGGCTGATGGGCGAAGTGGCCCGTGCGGCCCAAACTGCGGGGGCCGAGACCTTTGGCGTGATCCCCACCCACCTGCTGGACTGGGAAGTCGGCAAGCGCGACCTCACCCGGTTCGTTGTCACCGAGACGATGCACGAACGCAAGAAGGTCATGTTCGTCAATTCCGACGCCGTGGTCGTCCTGCCGGGCGGCGGCGGAACGCTGGATGAATTCTTCGAGGTGCTGACCTGGCGCCAGTTGGGTCTGCATGCCAAGCCCATCGTGCTGGTCAACGTGGACGGGTACTGGGATCCCCTGCTGGACATGATCGAGAACATCGTCACCCAGGGGTTCACCGACCGGGCCGTGGCGGAAATGATCACGCCGGTTGGAGATGCCGAGGGCGCGCTGAACGCCCTCGGCCAGTTGCTGCCTTAA
- the ccmI gene encoding c-type cytochrome biogenesis protein CcmI translates to MFFWITCSALALGVAAVLARTMMTRTAPGPDSPASFDLQIYRDQLAEVDRDLARGVLPESEAGRLRTEISRRILTADSADRTPATIATARGPGRWAALAGSGAVLALAVGLYAWLGVPGQPDLPRAQRIATAKGLLDSRPSQAEAEAAIGGAMTYAPAVEVSEDFETLMTRLRSALAERPDDEQGLRLLARNEAALGNFQAAYDAQRRLLAVAGTRATAQDHADHADMLILSAGGTISAEAAEALQAALRLDPGNGAATYYSGLLMAQTDRPDIAFNLWNRLLRTSPTDAPWMAPLRAQLPQVARMAGESRFEMPAPPASALTDPSLPGPSAGDIAAAQDMSAQDQQDMIRGMVDGLASRLASDGGVASEWARLIAALGVLGETDRARAIYQEAEQTFAGNPGDLAVIARAGQQAGLDQ, encoded by the coding sequence ATGTTTTTCTGGATCACCTGCTCTGCCCTAGCGCTTGGCGTGGCCGCTGTACTGGCGCGCACGATGATGACGCGGACGGCGCCGGGCCCGGACTCTCCGGCCAGTTTCGACCTTCAGATCTACCGCGACCAATTGGCCGAGGTCGACCGCGATCTGGCCCGTGGCGTGCTGCCCGAAAGCGAAGCAGGACGGCTGCGCACCGAAATCTCGCGGCGGATCCTGACGGCAGACAGCGCAGACCGCACGCCTGCAACCATCGCCACCGCAAGGGGCCCCGGCCGATGGGCAGCCCTTGCCGGATCCGGTGCCGTTCTGGCATTGGCGGTGGGGCTTTATGCCTGGCTCGGCGTGCCAGGACAGCCGGACCTGCCGCGCGCGCAGCGCATCGCCACCGCCAAGGGGCTGCTCGACTCGCGCCCCAGCCAGGCAGAGGCCGAAGCCGCCATCGGCGGCGCCATGACCTATGCGCCGGCCGTCGAGGTCTCGGAAGACTTCGAGACCCTGATGACGCGGTTGCGCAGTGCCCTGGCCGAACGCCCCGACGATGAACAGGGCCTGCGTCTGCTGGCCCGCAACGAAGCGGCCCTTGGCAACTTCCAGGCAGCCTACGACGCACAGCGCCGCCTGCTTGCGGTCGCCGGCACGCGCGCCACCGCGCAGGACCATGCCGATCACGCCGACATGCTGATCCTGTCGGCCGGTGGCACGATTTCGGCCGAGGCGGCAGAGGCGCTTCAGGCCGCGCTGCGGCTGGATCCCGGCAATGGGGCGGCGACCTATTATTCCGGCCTGCTGATGGCCCAGACCGACCGGCCCGACATTGCCTTCAACCTGTGGAACCGGCTGCTGCGGACCAGCCCCACCGATGCGCCCTGGATGGCGCCACTGCGCGCGCAGCTGCCGCAGGTGGCGCGGATGGCCGGGGAAAGCCGCTTTGAAATGCCCGCGCCGCCGGCCTCGGCCCTGACAGACCCGTCCCTGCCCGGCCCCTCGGCGGGTGATATCGCCGCGGCGCAGGACATGAGTGCGCAGGACCAGCAGGACATGATCCGCGGAATGGTCGACGGGCTGGCCAGCCGTCTGGCCAGTGACGGCGGCGTGGCCTCGGAATGGGCCCGGCTGATTGCCGCACTCGGCGTGCTGGGTGAAACCGACCGCGCCCGCGCGATTTACCAGGAAGCAGAGCAGACCTTTGCAGGCAATCCCGGTGACCTGGCGGTGATTGCCCGCGCCGGCCAGCAAGCAGGGCTTGACCAATGA
- a CDS encoding LysM peptidoglycan-binding domain-containing protein, protein MAGGLATGGAAIFFGWIGPQDGGKPAPAPASEIATEVDAPQPAPDAAEARQLAAVTPPETAAQAAEIPPEDAAVSDDLSPDPVAPVAEEIAEPAAPVPVPDVEAEQTAVAPSFDIVRMEGDGTALVAGQAAPNTSVSIQLDGVEIDRSLAGADGRFVSFLDITPGQAAQVMTLQGVGADGIADTLADQQVILAPVVTAAAQPATTSEAEPEIAALAAETPQATDSPASPVEPAGSVEAPQVVAAAAPVPTVLMAEGDGVQVLQQSDAPTGISGVELSTIAYDANGAVVLSGLARPGGYVRCYLDGILRATVDVGASGEWESRLTEVEPGVYSLRLDEVDDAGEVLSRVETPFERETPERIAAAQTAALGPAEQVTIQPGNTLWAIARDSYGQGVLYVRVFEANRELIRNPHLIYPGQVFTLPAAD, encoded by the coding sequence GTGGCAGGGGGACTTGCGACCGGCGGTGCCGCGATCTTTTTCGGCTGGATCGGCCCGCAGGATGGCGGGAAGCCGGCGCCCGCCCCGGCCAGCGAAATCGCGACAGAAGTGGACGCCCCGCAGCCCGCGCCGGACGCCGCAGAAGCCCGACAGTTGGCCGCTGTCACGCCGCCTGAAACCGCCGCACAGGCCGCGGAAATCCCGCCCGAAGATGCCGCCGTTTCCGATGACTTGTCTCCTGATCCCGTCGCCCCGGTAGCGGAAGAGATTGCCGAACCCGCCGCGCCTGTGCCGGTCCCCGACGTCGAAGCGGAGCAGACCGCCGTCGCCCCCAGCTTCGACATCGTGCGGATGGAAGGCGACGGGACCGCGCTGGTCGCAGGGCAGGCGGCACCCAATACCTCGGTTTCGATCCAACTGGACGGGGTGGAAATCGACCGCTCGCTCGCCGGGGCCGATGGGCGCTTTGTCAGTTTTCTGGATATCACCCCGGGGCAGGCTGCTCAGGTCATGACGCTTCAGGGCGTCGGCGCCGATGGCATCGCCGATACGCTGGCCGATCAGCAGGTGATCCTGGCCCCTGTGGTTACAGCGGCGGCGCAGCCCGCAACCACGTCGGAAGCCGAACCCGAAATCGCCGCCTTGGCGGCAGAGACACCGCAAGCCACCGACAGTCCGGCCAGCCCGGTCGAACCCGCGGGTTCTGTCGAGGCGCCGCAGGTTGTCGCCGCTGCGGCCCCGGTGCCAACGGTTCTCATGGCCGAAGGCGACGGCGTTCAGGTGCTGCAACAATCGGATGCGCCCACCGGAATCAGCGGTGTCGAGCTGAGCACGATTGCCTATGACGCCAATGGTGCCGTGGTCCTCAGCGGGTTGGCGCGACCCGGTGGTTACGTGCGCTGTTACCTCGACGGCATCTTGCGCGCGACGGTCGATGTTGGCGCCTCAGGAGAATGGGAGTCCCGCCTGACCGAGGTCGAGCCGGGCGTCTACAGCCTGCGTCTGGACGAGGTGGATGACGCCGGTGAGGTGCTGAGCCGGGTCGAGACGCCCTTTGAACGCGAAACCCCCGAACGTATCGCCGCCGCGCAGACCGCCGCGCTAGGGCCGGCGGAACAGGTGACGATCCAGCCCGGCAATACGCTTTGGGCGATCGCGCGGGACAGCTATGGGCAGGGCGTGCTTTATGTGCGCGTCTTCGAGGCCAACCGCGAGCTGATCCGCAACCCGCATCTGATCTATCCGGGACAGGTGTTCACTCTTCCAGCGGCAGATTGA
- a CDS encoding sarcosine oxidase subunit beta family protein has translation MKRYSAFAIAREAARHHTGWERAWRSPQPKPRYDVIIVGAGGHGLATAYYLGKNHGITNVAVIEKGWLGGGNTGRNTTIIRSNYLQDDSAAIFEKARSLYETLSQDLNYNVMFSPRGVLMLAQTEHEKRGWLRTAHANAHQGVTTEFIGPEKVKEILPIINIDGPRYPVLGALWQARGGTARHDAVAWGYARACSDMGMDIIQQCEVTGIDRDATGSVSGVQTTKGAIGCASLGIVVAGHSGVLAEMAGFRLPIESVALQALVSEPIKPCMDVVVMANTVHGYMSQSDKGEMVIGGGADGYNNYTQRGSFHHVEETVRALVETFPMISRLKMLRQWGGIVDMTGDRSPIISSTPLGNCYINCGWGTGGFKAIPGSGWAMADMMAKGTPGPLARGFGLDRFREGRFIDESVAAGVAH, from the coding sequence ATGAAACGCTATTCCGCCTTTGCCATTGCCCGGGAAGCCGCCCGCCATCACACGGGCTGGGAACGCGCCTGGCGCTCTCCGCAGCCCAAGCCGCGCTATGACGTTATCATCGTGGGCGCCGGCGGGCATGGGTTGGCGACGGCTTATTACCTCGGCAAGAACCATGGCATCACCAATGTTGCGGTGATCGAAAAGGGCTGGCTTGGCGGCGGCAACACGGGCCGCAACACCACGATCATCCGGTCCAACTACCTGCAGGACGATTCGGCGGCGATCTTTGAAAAGGCCCGCAGCCTGTATGAAACGCTCAGCCAGGATCTGAACTACAACGTCATGTTCAGTCCACGTGGCGTGCTGATGCTGGCCCAGACCGAACATGAAAAGCGCGGATGGCTGCGGACCGCCCATGCCAATGCCCATCAGGGCGTCACGACCGAATTCATCGGGCCGGAAAAGGTCAAGGAAATCCTGCCGATCATCAACATCGACGGACCGCGTTATCCGGTGCTCGGTGCGCTCTGGCAGGCGCGGGGCGGCACGGCGCGCCACGATGCGGTGGCCTGGGGCTATGCGCGCGCCTGTTCGGACATGGGCATGGACATCATCCAGCAATGCGAGGTGACGGGCATCGATCGCGACGCCACGGGGTCTGTCAGCGGCGTACAGACTACGAAGGGCGCCATCGGCTGCGCCAGCCTCGGGATCGTGGTCGCCGGGCATTCCGGCGTTCTGGCTGAAATGGCGGGTTTCCGTCTGCCGATCGAAAGCGTCGCGCTTCAGGCGCTGGTCAGCGAGCCGATCAAGCCCTGCATGGATGTGGTCGTCATGGCCAACACCGTGCACGGCTACATGTCGCAATCCGACAAGGGCGAAATGGTCATCGGCGGGGGGGCGGACGGCTACAACAATTACACGCAGCGCGGGTCCTTCCACCATGTCGAGGAAACCGTGCGGGCGCTGGTCGAGACCTTCCCGATGATCTCGCGGCTCAAGATGTTGCGGCAATGGGGTGGGATCGTCGACATGACCGGCGACCGCTCCCCGATCATCTCGTCCACGCCTCTGGGCAATTGCTATATCAACTGCGGCTGGGGCACTGGCGGCTTCAAGGCAATCCCGGGGTCGGGCTGGGCCATGGCGGACATGATGGCCAAGGGCACACCGGGGCCGCTTGCCAGGGGCTTTGGCCTTGATCGGTTCCGTGAGGGTCGCTTTATCGACGAAAGCGTCGCCGCCGGCGTCGCGCATTGA
- a CDS encoding host attachment family protein, protein MTDIPNDCWVMVADGEKAIFLRNITDAENPNLEVIRKEEQENPSDREQSANRPGRKSDNGVGQRSAMDDTDWHELAKERFADEMADILYRLAHRGAFDKIVLVAPPKTLGELRKSIHKEVADKVIGEVPKSLTNHPVPEIEKLLKAEMAEASS, encoded by the coding sequence ATGACCGATATTCCCAATGATTGCTGGGTCATGGTGGCCGACGGCGAAAAGGCGATCTTTCTGCGCAACATCACCGATGCCGAGAACCCCAACCTTGAGGTGATCCGCAAGGAAGAGCAGGAAAACCCCTCGGACCGTGAACAAAGCGCCAATCGCCCCGGTCGCAAGTCCGACAACGGCGTCGGCCAACGCTCTGCCATGGATGACACCGACTGGCACGAGCTTGCGAAGGAACGCTTTGCCGACGAGATGGCGGATATCCTCTATCGTCTGGCGCATCGCGGGGCCTTCGACAAGATCGTGCTGGTCGCGCCGCCCAAGACCCTGGGCGAACTGCGCAAGTCGATCCACAAGGAAGTCGCGGACAAGGTGATCGGCGAAGTGCCCAAGAGCCTGACCAATCACCCGGTCCCCGAAATCGAAAAGCTGCTGAAGGCCGAGATGGCCGAGGCAAGCAGCTGA
- a CDS encoding sarcosine oxidase subunit delta, with protein sequence MLLLECPYCGVTAEETEFHGGGEAHLKRFGPGSSDDDFETYLFHRENPRGVHFERWRHVTGCGKWFHAARDTATLEVFGTYSAQTTTPPEDLVELIRKKRPGFKWRDIA encoded by the coding sequence ATGCTGCTGCTTGAATGCCCCTATTGCGGCGTCACTGCCGAAGAGACCGAATTTCATGGCGGCGGAGAGGCGCATCTGAAGCGTTTCGGCCCCGGATCCTCGGATGATGACTTCGAGACCTACCTGTTTCACCGCGAAAATCCGCGCGGGGTGCATTTCGAACGCTGGCGCCATGTGACGGGCTGCGGCAAGTGGTTCCATGCCGCCCGCGATACCGCCACGCTGGAAGTCTTCGGCACCTATTCGGCGCAGACCACGACCCCGCCCGAAGACCTTGTGGAACTGATCCGCAAGAAACGCCCCGGTTTCAAATGGCGCGACATCGCATGA
- a CDS encoding sarcosine oxidase subunit alpha family protein, whose translation MSSRLAQGGRRIDRNKKLEFTFNGRRFSGFEGDTLASALLANDQMLMGRSFKYHRPRGVVASGAEEPNALMGLGRDGRFEPNQRATTQELFDGLESQSQNHWPSLEFDVGAINSKLSRFFPAGFYYKTFMGPRAFWKHVYEPIIRASAGLGKAPKDRDADRYEHLYAHADLLVIGGGVAGLTAALEAGRTGARVMLLEQGAHWGGRAPVSGGEVGGTSVADHVTAMVAELTAMPNVTLRLRCMGAGVYDHGYVLGYERLTDHLGDKAGPRHRLWRIRARQVMVATGAIERPIAFAGNDVPGVMLAGALRDYICDYGVAVGDRVVIVTNNDDAYRTALAVRQAGLDVAAVIDMRPAGGGALAFQAREAGIRVENGRAVAHVSGGKRVTGVALCAQAGSGAVIEEIPCDAVAMSGGWSPAVHLWSHCGGKLIWDDDRAMFRPDPSRAPTGGEGTPFVLTAGAASGAQTLSETLGDAGEAGRLACERLGLAPGDHQPAQVTEPAEIPLAPAWVMPEGADYKLRSKSWLDFQNDVKVTDVQLAAAEGFESVEHAKRYTTLGMATDQGKLSNINGLAILSKELNVTIPEVGTTTFRPPYTPISMGAIAGSARDAAFQPLRKTPLYDWHEANGAHWEPVGHWRRPYCYPKAGESHADAVAREVTAVRERVGLLDASTLGKLIVRGPDAGKFLDLIYTNMMSTLKPGRCRYGLVCNENGFLMDDGVVARLDEHSFLVHTTTGGAENVHAHMEEWLQTEWWDLKVHVVNVTEQYAQIAVVGPQARQLLEVLGTPEISAEALPFMAWADRLVGGIPVRIYRISFSGELSYELAVPAGQGRALWDELVAAGRGFDAVPYGTEALHVLRAEKGFIMIGDETDGTVIPQDLGLNWAISKKKDDFIGKRGQLRSHFEDAERWKLVGLETVDGSVIEDGAYILDVGQNDKDQRNMQGRVTSTYHSPTLNRGIAMALLKRGPERMGETVDVTKLAGGSVKAKVVDPVFYDKAGEKQNV comes from the coding sequence ATGAGCAGCAGACTGGCACAGGGCGGACGCAGGATCGACCGCAACAAGAAGCTGGAATTCACCTTCAACGGCCGCCGTTTCAGTGGGTTCGAAGGTGATACTCTGGCCTCGGCGCTTCTGGCGAATGACCAGATGCTGATGGGGCGCAGTTTCAAGTATCACCGCCCGCGCGGCGTCGTCGCTTCGGGCGCCGAAGAGCCCAATGCACTGATGGGGCTGGGCCGGGACGGCCGGTTCGAACCCAACCAGCGCGCCACCACGCAGGAACTGTTCGACGGGCTGGAATCGCAAAGCCAGAATCACTGGCCGAGCCTTGAATTCGATGTCGGGGCGATCAACAGCAAGCTGTCGCGCTTCTTCCCGGCGGGTTTCTACTACAAGACCTTCATGGGGCCGCGGGCCTTCTGGAAGCATGTCTACGAACCGATCATCCGGGCCTCGGCCGGCTTGGGCAAGGCGCCGAAGGATCGCGACGCGGACCGATATGAACATCTTTATGCCCACGCCGATCTGCTGGTCATCGGCGGCGGTGTCGCAGGCCTGACAGCCGCGCTGGAGGCGGGGCGCACCGGCGCCCGCGTGATGCTGCTGGAACAGGGTGCACACTGGGGCGGTCGCGCCCCGGTGAGTGGGGGCGAGGTCGGGGGTACGTCGGTGGCCGATCATGTCACCGCAATGGTGGCCGAACTGACCGCGATGCCAAATGTCACCCTGCGGCTGCGCTGCATGGGGGCGGGGGTCTATGATCACGGCTATGTGCTGGGGTATGAACGGCTGACCGATCACCTTGGCGACAAGGCCGGGCCGCGTCACCGCTTGTGGCGCATCCGGGCGCGTCAGGTGATGGTGGCGACCGGCGCGATCGAACGCCCGATCGCCTTTGCGGGCAACGATGTTCCCGGCGTGATGCTGGCCGGGGCGCTGCGCGATTACATCTGCGATTACGGCGTGGCGGTCGGGGACCGTGTGGTCATCGTGACCAACAACGACGACGCCTATCGGACCGCCCTTGCAGTCAGGCAGGCCGGGCTGGACGTGGCGGCGGTGATCGACATGCGCCCGGCGGGCGGCGGCGCGTTGGCTTTCCAGGCCCGCGAAGCTGGCATCCGTGTCGAAAACGGCCGTGCCGTGGCCCATGTTTCGGGCGGCAAGCGGGTCACCGGCGTGGCGCTTTGCGCCCAGGCCGGGTCCGGCGCCGTGATCGAGGAAATCCCTTGCGACGCCGTGGCCATGTCCGGCGGATGGTCCCCGGCGGTGCACCTGTGGTCCCATTGCGGCGGCAAGCTGATCTGGGACGACGACCGCGCGATGTTCCGCCCCGACCCGTCCCGTGCCCCCACGGGCGGTGAAGGCACGCCCTTCGTGCTGACGGCCGGGGCGGCCAGTGGCGCGCAGACCCTGTCGGAAACCCTGGGCGATGCGGGCGAAGCCGGGCGCCTGGCCTGCGAACGCCTTGGCCTTGCGCCGGGCGATCACCAGCCCGCGCAGGTGACTGAGCCGGCCGAGATCCCGCTGGCCCCGGCCTGGGTCATGCCCGAAGGAGCGGATTACAAGCTGCGCTCGAAAAGCTGGCTCGATTTCCAGAACGACGTGAAGGTGACGGATGTCCAACTGGCGGCCGCCGAAGGCTTTGAAAGCGTCGAACATGCCAAGCGCTATACGACGCTCGGCATGGCGACGGATCAGGGTAAGCTGTCCAACATCAACGGTCTGGCGATCCTGTCCAAGGAACTGAACGTGACCATCCCCGAGGTCGGAACCACGACCTTCCGCCCGCCCTATACGCCGATCTCGATGGGTGCGATTGCCGGATCGGCGCGCGACGCGGCCTTCCAGCCGCTGCGCAAGACGCCGCTTTACGACTGGCACGAGGCCAACGGCGCCCACTGGGAACCGGTCGGCCATTGGCGGCGGCCCTATTGCTATCCCAAGGCGGGCGAAAGTCACGCCGATGCGGTCGCCCGCGAAGTGACGGCGGTGCGCGAACGGGTCGGGCTTCTGGATGCCTCGACCCTTGGCAAGCTGATCGTGCGCGGGCCGGATGCGGGCAAGTTCCTGGACCTCATCTACACCAACATGATGTCGACCCTGAAGCCGGGGCGCTGCCGCTACGGTCTGGTCTGCAACGAGAACGGCTTCCTGATGGATGACGGCGTCGTGGCGCGGCTGGATGAGCACAGCTTCCTTGTCCACACCACCACCGGCGGGGCCGAAAACGTCCATGCCCATATGGAGGAATGGTTGCAGACCGAATGGTGGGACCTGAAGGTCCACGTGGTCAACGTGACCGAGCAATACGCGCAGATCGCCGTTGTCGGCCCCCAGGCGCGGCAATTGCTCGAGGTGCTCGGCACGCCCGAAATTTCCGCCGAGGCGCTGCCCTTCATGGCCTGGGCCGACCGTCTGGTCGGGGGCATTCCGGTGCGGATCTACCGGATCTCCTTCTCGGGCGAGCTTAGCTATGAACTGGCCGTGCCCGCCGGGCAGGGCCGTGCGCTGTGGGATGAACTGGTCGCCGCCGGTCGCGGCTTTGACGCCGTGCCCTACGGGACCGAGGCGCTGCATGTGCTGCGCGCCGAAAAGGGCTTCATCATGATCGGGGATGAAACCGATGGCACGGTGATCCCGCAGGACCTTGGGCTGAACTGGGCGATTTCGAAGAAGAAGGACGATTTCATCGGCAAGCGCGGCCAGCTGCGCAGCCATTTCGAGGACGCCGAACGCTGGAAGCTGGTCGGGCTGGAAACTGTCGACGGCTCCGTGATCGAGGACGGCGCCTATATCCTCGACGTGGGTCAGAACGACAAGGATCAGCGCAACATGCAAGGTCGGGTCACCTCGACCTATCATTCGCCGACGCTGAACCGTGGCATCGCCATGGCGCTGCTGAAACGCGGACCCGAGCGGATGGGCGAGACGGTGGATGTCACCAAGCTGGCCGGCGGGTCGGTCAAGGCAAAGGTCGTGGACCCGGTGTTCTACGACAAGGCAGGAGAAAAGCAGAATGTCTGA
- a CDS encoding sarcosine oxidase subunit gamma — protein sequence MSDLMGPAPVNALNGAHFDGYVRVTEEPLRGMITLRGDLTDQSLRRVATAVTGCVMPDRRGISAQGEAAIAWMSPDELLVSLPLAETGAAMARFAADMSDPALSAVEVSHARSLFSLIGPDGLVREVIAKLAPVDMDPDAFAIGEIRRTHLGQVAAAFWCPVPGRIELVCFRSVAEYVFTILCDAAREDGIVGLYG from the coding sequence ATGTCTGATCTGATGGGACCGGCCCCGGTAAATGCCCTGAACGGCGCGCATTTCGACGGCTACGTGCGTGTGACCGAAGAACCGCTGCGCGGCATGATCACCCTGCGCGGAGATCTGACCGACCAAAGCCTGCGCCGCGTGGCCACTGCCGTCACCGGCTGTGTCATGCCGGACCGGCGCGGGATCTCGGCACAGGGCGAGGCCGCCATCGCCTGGATGTCGCCCGATGAATTGCTGGTCAGCCTTCCGCTGGCCGAGACGGGCGCCGCCATGGCGCGCTTTGCTGCCGACATGAGCGACCCGGCCCTGAGCGCCGTCGAGGTCAGCCATGCCCGCAGCCTGTTTTCGCTGATCGGACCGGATGGTCTGGTGCGCGAGGTCATCGCCAAGCTGGCCCCGGTGGACATGGATCCGGACGCCTTCGCCATCGGGGAAATCCGCCGCACGCATCTGGGTCAGGTCGCCGCCGCCTTCTGGTGCCCGGTCCCCGGCCGGATCGAACTGGTCTGCTTCCGCTCCGTTGCCGAATATGTCTTTACCATCCTTTGCGATGCGGCACGCGAAGACGGGATCGTCGGGCTTTACGGCTGA
- a CDS encoding superoxide dismutase, which produces MAFELPDLPYAHDALADLGMSKETLEYHHDIHHKAYVDNGNKAIAGTEWEGKSVEEIIKGTYDANAVAQNGIFNNASQFWNHNQFWEMMGPGTSAMPGELEKALVEAFGSVDKFKEDFSAAGAGQFGSGWAWLVKDTDGSLKVTKTENGVNPLCFGQTALLGCDVWEHSYYIDFRNKRPAYLSNFLDKLVNWENVASRM; this is translated from the coding sequence ATGGCTTTTGAACTTCCCGATCTTCCTTATGCCCACGACGCACTTGCCGATCTCGGCATGTCCAAGGAAACGCTGGAATATCACCACGACATTCACCACAAGGCCTATGTCGACAACGGCAACAAGGCGATTGCCGGGACCGAGTGGGAAGGCAAATCCGTCGAAGAGATCATCAAGGGCACCTACGACGCGAACGCCGTCGCCCAGAACGGTATCTTCAACAACGCCTCGCAGTTCTGGAACCACAACCAGTTCTGGGAAATGATGGGTCCGGGCACCTCGGCCATGCCGGGCGAGCTTGAAAAGGCGCTGGTCGAAGCCTTCGGGTCGGTCGACAAGTTCAAGGAAGATTTCTCGGCCGCGGGTGCCGGCCAGTTCGGCTCCGGCTGGGCCTGGCTCGTCAAGGACACCGATGGCAGCCTGAAGGTCACCAAGACCGAAAACGGCGTCAACCCGCTGTGCTTCGGCCAGACCGCTCTGCTGGGTTGCGACGTGTGGGAACACTCCTACTACATCGACTTCCGCAACAAGCGTCCCGCCTACCTGTCGAACTTCCTCGACAAGCTGGTGAACTGGGAAAACGTCGCCTCGCGTATGTGA